DNA from Alnus glutinosa chromosome 2, dhAlnGlut1.1, whole genome shotgun sequence:
CCTaacaccctttttttctttttttaaaaaaatggccttgtttggcaaacaacacaaaaatttcccactttatttttacattttccaataacaatcaacatcaaaactttccaacttttttcactttttatatcacattaataatttttcattactattcaaataaaaaaatccactacaatacaactttttttcacttttctatacaaattatttttactttatatcacatcaatcacttttacTAACACCAAAATTAACAATCCACTATCCTGTTCTGCACAAtgctttgccaaacaaggccaataATCCCACCGAAAGATACATAATATGTTAAACgaataaaaaatatttcccCTCCCCCTCCCACTCCCACCAAAAGATGAAGTGATGGCTCCATCACTGCACCTTGCTGCAGGCAGGTCTCCGATTGAGAAGCAATCGACACACATGCTCCTATGAGGAAGATGGGGGGATCATCATCATCCATATTACATGATGATCATCATCATAGTCCCAACTGCACCTTGCTGCAGGCAGGTCTCCGATTGAGAAGCAATCGACACACATGCTCCTATGAGGAAGATGGGGGGATCATCATCATCCATATTACATGATGATCATCATCATAGTCCCAATTGAAAAGTAACAAGTTGCTCCCATGGCCATGGGGAATATGAGAAACCATCATAATCACCTTGCATGAATTTAGAGGTATTTCTAGTATTCTATACATATATTTGTGCAGAAAGGACcaacataaaccaaaaaaaaaaataaaaagaaagaaagaagaaagaagaagaaacaaacaaattacTTGAACAAATTCAAAAGTCGCAATTCGCTTTATTGACGCTTACCTCCTTCATGGAGagttttgacttatttttgttCAATGGGATTATTTAGACTCCTAATATTCcaacaaacaaaatacataGGCAAAAAGAGGGAAAGTAACTAAACCGTACCCCCTTCATGGAGAGTTTGACTTGCTGGCTCCTTTATTGGAGCCCTTGCCTCTCTTCTTATTGTTTCTCCTAACCTGAACCCCTCCTGAACAGATTACATCTTTTAGGTTATGGTGATTTGGTTAGGTGTAGCCAAGGTTGGAGTAGCTGGAGTTACAGACTTGCGAATAGGAACAACTTCCTTGACTCCACTAATTTACTCAATAGCTTCCTCAGGGTAAGGAATAGTTTCACAATATCCAGAAATTATTCATGAAATGGTCTTTAAACACCTGGATGATAGCAATAGACATCAAACTACAAGTTTGTCCTACCTGGAAAGTTTTGCCATTCATCCTAGTGCCATTCACTCAGATTACATTCAGACAAAGTTTTGCAACCTAAATGTAAGAAATCATTATACTTACTTTTCtcaggaaaaataaaacaatggaATATTATACAACTTGCTTTAGTTTTGCTCTCAAAGGAAAAAGTGTAGTTCCCACTAAAAGCTAAGATTTAAAAGTTACAAGGTGAGATTAGGTGCATGAAGAGGTGAATTTACAACAACACATCCTTTATAGGTTACATGGAAAGCTTAGGTGCATACAACTTAACAATTACCTCCAAATGGTTTCTTCTCATACTAAGAACCAAAGTTGGTTGTTTTGGACTTGTCGAAGCCTTCTGGCATAAGACATCTAGCTTCCATTTCACTACATAACATCTTTGCCTCTTGAATTTTTCCACACTGGCAAAGCCCACTGCAAATCTCAGATAAGCTGCCTGAATCAGGAGCCATTGATCTCTCAAACATTTCCTTCAAGACTTGGACTGCTCCATCAAAGTCCTCATTTTTGCAGAAGGTTGATACCAACATTTTGAAAGTATGTTCATTTGGATGGCAACCACTCCTTAACATGCTTTTATATATCTGGAAGGCACGCTCAGAGTTCTTTCTCACGCACTGACCATAAATAAGGGCAGAAAACGTTGAGGCATTTGGCACTAAGTTATCCTTATCAAGTTCCTTAACCAGATATGCTGCTTTCTTTGTCTTACCCTCCTTGCATAGTCCAAATATCAAGGCATTATACGTTAAAATATCAGCCTTAACTTGATTCCTCAACATCTCCTCATAAAGCTTGCTGCCCATCTCACTATCACCCACTTGGCTATACCCATTTATCAAGGTATTGTAGGTCACAGTATTAGGAGTAACATTCATGGCCTTCATCTCAATGAAAACCTTATTAGCTTCATGTAATTTCCCTTCCTTGCAAAATCCATGGATAAGTGTGTTCAATGTAACCACATCCTGGTGCACCCCATTCTTTTCCATAGTGTTTTTAAGCTTTAATGCAAAGCTCAATAGACCCTTACTGCAATATCCTGCAATCAATGTGTTATAAGATGCAGTATTTGGTCTAAAACCCATGCTCTccatctccctaaacacctcaACAGCCTTCTCCAATTTTCCCGATTTACAGTAAGCGCGCATGACCATATTAAGAGTATAAACATTTggcgaaatcctatgatgttgcATTTTTCTATAGAATGCCAAAGTAATATCCATCCTGTGCAAATCAAGCAAAGAGCTCATGTAGGCATTACACGACTCAATAGTAGGAAAAAATCCATAATCCTTCATTCGACAAAAAGTATCAGTGGCGTCCCTAAACTTCTTCATATGCGCAAAAGTCTTGAAAAGTGAGTCAAAAACACGAGGCGAAGAATCACACAAGCGGTACGAGTGTAGCATTTCTTCAAACAGATTGGAGGGTACATCTATCGAACAAGATACAAGAATGCTCCTCAAAATGGACTCTGCAGATTTGAATTTCCGGTTTTTGGTGAGAATGTGGAGGATTATGGAATAAATTTCGAGGGAATGGCAACTGGGTTTTTGAATCCCAACCCAGTTGAAAAACTCGAGGGAAAGAACATGGTCCTTCTGAATCTTGAGCAATACATGTTTCACTCTGAGGGGTGTTAGACCGGTTGATAAAGAACTGAGCTTAGTCCAATCAGAGTGAATTAGGTGGCTGTGTGCAACGTTTATGAAATCAAGGTCTTGACCTCTGGGCTCAGGGACTGTTCGGTGGGGTATTGGAATCGGTTTCCATTTCCTTCCTCCAAAATTCCCAGGGATCGTGGGTTTCACAGAGGTGTGAGTTTGGGCTAAGGAATTAAGCAAAGTCGAAAATCGACGGAATGGAGAATTGTTATTCATAATTTCCTCATATGTATAACAGATAAAATTGGTTTTCCTTTTTGGTACGtgaaaaagcacaaaaaccAAAGTGATTGTTTGAATGAAATTATTTCGTCCTAATTCAAcgaaatttaaatgaaatggaaGTGGGTCTTGATGAAAACAATGCGACTAAACTAACCTTTTTTGGACGAAGAAAATGGAGCTTTTGAGCTCACTTCGCTTTGCTTCTGAGCTCTCAACCTTCACCCAGGCATTACAACAAACACAATCCAGAGTTAATAAAGAAGGAACCGGCCTTTAAATTGCACTGAATGTAAACGACTGGAGTTGGTAGGGATTCGGTGCTCCCAGTACTTAACAAGGTAAATAACAACCCCAAATTAGACGCGTGTCATGTTTTTAATTCAACAATCACTACAATGATCATCGTTGGTAATGAACAGTAATCAATATCTGAAGATGAAACTAATATTCAATGCATAGTTAAAGAAAATATTCTCAATAGCCGCATAATATATTGATTAAGGAGTAATATTACTCATTATACCCATATAACACTGATATATATGACGTGTCTTAAGTGGCTaatacatttctttttttaaaaatgactaaTATGTAAATCTACTTAAATTATGTTACATCAATTGGTAtgatacttaaaaaaaattcatattcaTAAAACATTTATAGATGACACTCTTTTCTCCTAAACAAGTGGTCAACTTGCTAGCTCTTGCAGTAGTTTTAATTTCCAAAACGAGAACTTTTagataattattctatttgattTCCTTAATTGGAAATTTCGATTAGACTGAAGGTTGTTGTTTAGTGAAGATGTGGATTGAACAAAATACTTAACAATGAATACTCTGAACAATAATCTCTCTTGGAACATAATGAAACAAATAGGCTAAGCACTCAAAATATCAAACGGCTTGAGCCAAAAAACCTTTGTACTTAGTGATCCTTATAATGAACAAGAGCCCAAACCCTAATTTGCACATTGAAGAAGGCTTGAATTCATGCAGATCACCCAGCAGCGTTAGGACACATAAGTAAGCCTGCCAAGAAGCCTCAAGGGTTTTTCAAGTATTGGCAGTGTAAACACTAAAGAATTAGGACAGGTTGTTGACGGTGCTTTCTGAAAGTTCTTATGTCAAGAAGTCTTGTCAAGATGATGTACTTGTTGACGAGGCTCTTTGAAGTGCAGCTGGAAGGATTACGTCAGCACGCCCATATGACAGATTTGCTGACAAGGCTCTCAAGTAGCCTTCTAAGGTGACCACGCCAGGATGTCGTTGACGCATTTGCTGACGCTAGTACATCTCTTCACAAAACCAATTGCAATTGAAAACCACAAAAGCTAGGCACATTTGGTATATGAGTAATACTATATCCTATAATTCTATCTGTTAAATGTGAAGACTTTGCAAAGTAAAGAGcagagaaaaacagagaaaacgAAGAACGGAGGAAAGCTATTGCTTTTGTATATTGAAAATATCTGGAAAGTAAAAATCAATGAATACCAGAACAAGTTTCTGGATATATACAGAAAAGAATTGGCTAACTAGAGTTATCTAACTAACTATTAACTAGAGTCATCTAACTAACTATTACATCATCCTTTAATTAACCCACGTGTATAATACAGAATAACTGATTCTATTATtgctaacactccccctcaagatgaaggGAAGAGATTAACAACATTCATCTTGgaaagtagatgaaagaaaggACCATGACCCAAAGCTTTAGTGAATAAATCAGCCAACTGATGTTGAGTCTTGACATGCAAGGTCCGAATTAAACCAGCTTGAATCTTCTCGCGAACGAGGTGACAATCAACTTCAATGTGCTTTGTACGTTCATGATACACGGGGTTAGCGGCTATGTGGAGAGCAGCCTGACTATCACAAAACAATAGCGCAGATTGAGGATGAGAAATATGCAGATCCTTAAGCAAACTGAAGAGCCAAATTATCTCACAAGTAGTAGTTGCCATGGAACGATACTCAGCTTCAGCTGAAGATCGAGAAATGGTGACTTGTTTCTTGGATTTCCAGGAAATCAAAGAGTCACCCAAGAACACACAAAAACTAGTAACAGACTTACGAGTATCAGGACAACCAGCCCAATCCGAGTCGCAAAAAGCCTTAAGATGTAAAGGAGAATCAGCAGGATAAAATAAGCCTTGAGCAGGAACTGATTTTAAGTATCTGAGAACCCGAACAGCAGCAAGCATGTGAGGTTGCCGAGGAGCATCCATGAACTGGCTAAGAATCTGAACAGAAAATGAAATATCAGGTCTGGTAAGGGTAAGATATAACAAGCGGCCTACAAGTCTTCTATAAGAAGTAGGATCCGGCAGTAACTCCCCAGAGGTGTGGCTAAGTTTCAGGTTGGACTCCATTGGAAAAGAAACCTGTTTTGATGCCAATAAACCAGCATCCTCTAGAATTTCCAGAGTGTATTTCCTCTGGCAAACAGAAATCCCTTTGGAATTGCGAGCAACTTCAAGGCCAAGAAAAAATCGTAATGGACCAAGGTCCTTAAGCTTGAATTGTGTGTTGAGAAATGCAGTGAGATGAGAAATTTCCGAATTATCATTACTAGCAATAatgatatcatccacatataccAAAAGAGCAACAAAAGTGTCACCTTTAACTTGAGTAAAGAGAGAGTAATCGGCCTTGGATTGATGAAATCCATGTTGCAGCAAAGTGGTTGAAAACTTGGCAAACCATTGCCTAGAagcttgtttgagaccataTAAGGATTTGGTGAGTTTGCACACCCGATGCTCCCCCTTGCTAGCAAAACCGGGTGGTAAACTCATATAGACTTCTTCATCAAGTTCTCCATGAAGGAAAGCATTGTTGACATCAAGTTGGTGAAGAAACCAATTCTTGGATGCAGCAATAGCTAACAAACATCGAACGGTAGAAATCTTAGCAACGGGAGAAAAAGTTTCATAATAGTCAAGGCCTTCACACTGTGTATAACCCTTAGCAACCAAACGGGCTTTATACCTCTCAATACTCCCATCAGCCTTGAATTTAATCTTGTAAACCCAACGACAGCCAATAGTCGTTTTATGTGGAGGTAGATCAGTAAGAATCCAGGTCTTGTTCTCCTCAAGAGCACGAATTTCATCACTCATAGCCTGACGCCAATGCTGATGCTTAACAGCTTGGTGGTAAAATTGGGGCTCAACATTTGTGGAAACAGAAAAAcagaatgatttataagaagaaGAGAGTTTATCATAACCAAGAGAGGAAGACAAAGCAAAAGGAATACCTGATGAAGATGGATGAGTGGATGAACCAACATGATCAGCAAGATTGCAATGATATTGATGCAAATAACCTGGCATACATCGAGTTCTAGTAGATTTTCTTAAAGGAGGAATAGAAGGAATAAcatcaaaagaagaagaggaagaaacattagaaggaggaggagaaataggagaaggagatgagacaggagaaggagaaggagggGAAATAACACGAGAAGAATCAGCGTGGATGATATAATTGTTATCATACTCAGGTGTGTCAGGAAAAGAAAGGGGTAAAGTAAAAACACCATCTGAAGtaggaaaagaagaaataacAGAATCTGGTTTTGGGGGAAAGACAATAGAACCATGAGATTgatcaaaaggaaaaacatgTTCATGGAAAATCACATCGCGAGAAACAAAATAGGAATGAGATTGTAGATCATAAAGTTTGTATCCTTTGTGATTAGGTGAATAACCTAAAAAAATGGAAGGGCGAGCACGAGAATCAAACTTAGACCTATGTCGGGTTAAAGTTGAAGCATAGCATAAGCAACCAAAAACCCGCAAATGAGTGTAACTAGGAGGCTTGGAAAACAACATTTCATAAGGGGATTTATTATTTAAGAGAGGAGATGGAATTCTATTTATGAGATAAGTTGCTGTAAGAATACAATCATCCCAAAAAGACAAAGGCAAATGAGATTGAAAACGAAGTGCACGAGCCACATTAAGAATATGTTGATGCTTACGTTCCACCACagcattttgttgaggagtttCTACACAACTAAGTTGATGTAGAACTCCTTTTGAAGAAAAGAATTTAGCCATGTGAAATTCAGATCCATTATCAGAACGTAGAGCtttaattttggtttgaaattgagtttcaaccaaattaaaaaaattctgaatGAATGAAGCTGCTTGAGATTTAGATTGCAATAAGTGAATCCAAGTGAAACGTGAGTAATCATCAACAATGGTAAGAAAGTAAGAATAACCATTTATTGATTGAGTCGACAAAGGACCCCAAATGTCACAatgaatcaaatcaaacattgCAAGGGAATGTGACATGCTAACAGGAAAAACCAATCTCTTTTGTCTAGCTAGAGGACATATAGAACAAAGACTATCACTAGAATCACAAGAGATGGCAGGATTATTTGTGGCTAACAATTTTATCCTAGAAGAAGGTAAATGGCCTAATCGAAAATGCCAAGGATCTGTACATACAGTTTTAATCGAAGCAGAAAAAGAAGGAACAGACTTGGTCGTCTCTGTAAGACTTGAAGATGTTGCTGGATTTTGCACCAAGTAATACAAGCCATCTTGTAGTTCACCCGATCCAATCGTCATCCAGGTGGTTAAACTTTGAATGAAACAAAAgttagaaaacaaaatgaagCAACAAGGAATAGACCTGATGAGTTTGCTAACAGACAACAAGTTGAATGAAAAAGAAGGAACACACAATACATTGGTGAGGACAAGATGGGCTGAAATTTGGACTGTTCCAATATGAGTAACAGCAGCAAATTTCCCATTTGGAAGTTTAACAGTAGTGGAAACTTTGGCAGTAATTGAAGTAAAAAAGGAAATAGAACAAATCATGTGATCGGTGGCTCCTGTATCAATTATCCATTTGGAGGAAATAGTTGATACAGGAGATACCGAATAGCatgaagaaaaaacagaaaatttagAATCAAGATTAAAAGGATGAAAATTGAGAAAAGAAGATGGAGATATACCAGACATGTTAGAAATCAACTGATCACGACTGTCAGTAGTAAGACCAACGTGATGAGCTGAAGGAGAAGGAACATTCTCAAGAGATGGAGGCTTAAGCATCGCAAGAAGTTGTTGGCATTGCTCTGGAGTAAACTGAGGCACAATTTGAGGAGTAAACTGGGACACAAATTGAGAAGAAGAACCATCATCAAGTGATTGAACTTGATGAGCAGAGGAGTCACCAGCAACTCGGCTCTTAGTGAACTTAAATCCAGGAGGAAATCCATGAAttttgtagcatttctcaatggTATGTCCAACAATACCACAATGACTACAAGTAGGGCGATCCCTTTTGTAAGATTGCTTGAAATTACTCTTGAAATTCCGATTAGCATCTGGTGTAGCAGAAGACCGAGATACTAGGGCAGAACTGTTCTGAAAAACATTCTGATGAGTTGAGGCAAATTTGATCattctcttcctttcttcttgaATGATCAAAGAAAACACCTTGTTCATCGGGGGAAGAGGATCATTCAACAACAATTGACCAGAAATATGCGAATAGGAATCATTCAAACCCATTAGAAACTGTAGAATATAATCCCTTTCCCGATTTTCCATAATCGTCTTAACAATTCCACAGGTGCATTTACAACCACAAGTACACACTGGAATTGACTCAAAATTTGCCAATTCATCCCAAAGTGCTTTAAGAGAGGTATAATAGGTATTGACAGAATTATCTCCTTGATTCAAATCAGAGATAGCTTTCTTTAATTCAAAGATACGGGTACCATTACCTTGAGAGAAGCGGTCTTTCAAATCCTTCCACATAATCTCAGCATTTGTGATGTAGAGAATGCTGCTAGCAATTTCCTTCGTGACGGAATTCATGATCCAAGAAAGAACCATGTTATTACATCGAATCCAATTTCTGAAAATTGGATCATCAATAGATGGCTGAGGCAAGGAACCATCAATGAAAGCTATCTTATTTTTCGTAGTGAGTGCCATGATCATAGATCGGCTCCAGGCACTGTAATTATCTCCGGTCAGGGGTTGGGCAACCATAAGCGAACCAGGACTATCGCCATGGTGTAGATACAGGGGATTTGATGAAAAATCATCAGAAGCAATGGCGGAATTgatagaagaaaaagaggaagacaTGGGAGGAATTACGgactccatgaaaaattgtgaaagaaaaaaagcttagaaaagctctgataccatgttaaatgtGAAGACTTTGCAAAGTAAAGAGcagagaaaaacagagaaaacgAAGAACGGAGGAAAGCTATTGCTTTTGTATATTGAAAATATCTGGAAAGTAAAAATCAATGAATACCAGAACAAGTTTCTGGATATATACAGAAAAGAATTGGCTAACTAGAGTTATCTAACTAACTATTAACTAGAGTCATCTAACTAACTATTACATCATCCTTTAATTAACCCACGTGTATAATACAGAATAACTGATTCTATTATTGCTAACACTATCCATCATTCATCAACAATGCTGACAATGCACTCTCAACCAACCATttgatcttttttattttttatttttaaaattatttaacacAGATTAATCAAAGAGATTGAAAGTACCATATCAGCATTGTTGGATAAAATTATAGTGGTTTTGTTTGGTAACCATCATctccttattttcacttttcttaaaaaaagtcAACTCTTCtaaatattctaacttttttcacttattatatcacattaatattttttattactattaaataaaaaaaactaacttcaaagtaaaactttttcatttttccataacttctttctattttacatcacattaatcacttttgactattactttaaaaaaaaaaaaaaaaaaaaaatcacatcgATCAACAATCTTTATCAAAACCCCTAGTATCAAACATTACTTTTGGggcaaaatataatttagccttCTAAACTACTACTTTTTCTCTGAATgaccccttaaactaccaaggcttgcactctgaccccccaaactactaaaacttttgaaaaaaatggtcattttggcgaaatatcctcATAATACCCCTACCATGTgtcattttcaataaaaaataataaaataattaaaatcaaaaatcaaaaaaattaaaaaataaataaactaaaattttatttctcaattttatttttattttttaaaaaagatgggtgtttggggtgtCATTATTTCCCAACCGCGACCTGATGTTCCTGACACCCCTCTGGTCATCGTCCATTTCTTCATCAGAAACCGATCGAGGTCTTCCACAATGATGATAGATTTGCTtgtcgtttgtaacaaaacaaaattcagattggaatcattcataactttcgaaagatcaatatcatagaaaTCGAATGATAGGAAATTGGCTATGTCCGCGTTCAGAGAGGTGGGGATGAGTTCGCCAAGCTGCAGGCatgcatcgtgcccaacgacAATGTtggaaagaagcagtacgtcctccggtcgatcgcaatattttttttaaaaataaaaaaaataataaaaaatatatatatttttttgtttttaaatttttaaatttttttaaaaaaattttatgaattattttttaattgaaaaatgacacatgacaggggtattatgggaatatttcgcaaaaagtgacatttttcaaaagttttggtatTTTGGAGGGCCAGAGTGCAAGCCTTGATAGTTTAAGAGGCCATCCAAAGAAAGGGCGGTAATTTGAtgggctaaattatatttttcccttactTTTGGTATGTAGTCCCCtggaatgaaataattatttatatggCATAGTcattcatttgtttggttgcatACCATTTCTTAGAGTTGTCATTCTTATGCGAATGACTATTCCCTAAAATAGAGGAATAACAATCCTTATAGAAATACATTGCATTttctgaaagaaaaataaaataataatagtaaaaatcCACATGATCTAATTGTGTAAAGAGatgatccatatatatatatatatatccaatttTCCAATGTTGAAGAATGACTATTAAAgcaagcaatatatatatatatatatataaacacacttACAACATACGaaagcttttgggataattggtggtgatttaacatggtatcagagcaaatgTCTTAAGTTCGAACTATGTATTCTTCATTTACTTcccattttaaataaatatttcacatgttgggtCAAGCTGTCAAGGCAcgaattacaaatatattaaaataagagtAGGGGTTAAACCATGAATacgaaatatattaagattgaagatgaaataaatatataaaaacgaAATTAGCATCAATttagttttgacaaaaaaaaaaaaacaaaataagtgttTCAT
Protein-coding regions in this window:
- the LOC133860991 gene encoding pentatricopeptide repeat-containing protein At4g26680, mitochondrial-like, giving the protein MNNNSPFRRFSTLLNSLAQTHTSVKPTIPGNFGGRKWKPIPIPHRTVPEPRGQDLDFINVAHSHLIHSDWTKLSSLSTGLTPLRVKHVLLKIQKDHVLSLEFFNWVGIQKPSCHSLEIYSIILHILTKNRKFKSAESILRSILVSCSIDVPSNLFEEMLHSYRLCDSSPRVFDSLFKTFAHMKKFRDATDTFCRMKDYGFFPTIESCNAYMSSLLDLHRMDITLAFYRKMQHHRISPNVYTLNMVMRAYCKSGKLEKAVEVFREMESMGFRPNTASYNTLIAGYCSKGLLSFALKLKNTMEKNGVHQDVVTLNTLIHGFCKEGKLHEANKVFIEMKAMNVTPNTVTYNTLINGYSQVGDSEMGSKLYEEMLRNQVKADILTYNALIFGLCKEGKTKKAAYLVKELDKDNLVPNASTFSALIYGQCVRKNSERAFQIYKSMLRSGCHPNEHTFKMLVSTFCKNEDFDGAVQVLKEMFERSMAPDSGSLSEICSGLCQCGKIQEAKMLCSEMEARCLMPEGFDKSKTTNFGS